TGGCGATCGGCGTCTTCAGCCCCAGGAGCAACGCCGCCGCGCCCCGCCCGGCCGACCGCGCCCTCGGCGGCTCGACGCCCGGCACCGCTACGCCCGCAGGGCAGGCCCCCAGGCCGGCCACCGGTACGGCCGACCAGGACGACAGTCACGCCGGCAGCGCCCTCGCCACCAAGGACCGCGCCCCGCTGCCGCTGGACCGCAGTGCGCTGCGGCGCGACTACGACCGGCCCGCGACGGCCGCCACGTCCGGCGGCCCGGCCGCCCGCAGCCTCGCGGCCGCGGCCTGCAACACCTCGGACTTCACCACCCGCAGCGGCAGCGCGCTGGTCCAGCAGATCAAATCTGCCACCCTGGACTGCGTCAACACGCTGTTCAACCTGACCGGCAACGACGCGTACGCCGCGTTCCGCGAGGCCCAGATGACCACCGTGGCCAACGCGTTGCGCGACGTCTCCGCCGGCTACCCCGGTGACAACAGCACCTCGGCGGGCCAGCTGGTGCTCTTCCTGCGGGCCGGCTACTACGTCCACTGGTACAACGCCTCGACCGTCGGCACCTACGGCAGCACGCTGCAGACCGCGATCCGCGGCGGCCTCGACACCTTCTTCGCCGCCCCGCACTCCCGCGACGTCACCGACGCCAACGGCGCGACCCTCTCCGAGGCGGTCACCCTGATCGACAGCGCCGAGGAGAACGCCCGCTACCTCTCGGTCGTCAAGCGGCTGCTGTCGGGGTACACCCCTGCCTGGAACAGCTCCTGGTACATGCTGAACGCCGTCAACAACACCTACACGGTCCTCTGGCGCGGCCACCAGTCGGACGTCTTCGTGGCAGCCGTCCAGGCCGACCCCAGCGTCACCGACACCCTCTCCGCCTTTGCCACCGCCAACAATGCCCTGCTCGGCGGCGACCAGGGCTACCTGGTCTCCAACGCCGGCCGTGAGCTGGGCCGCTTCCTCCAGTACAGCGCCCTGCAGGCCAAGGTCCGGCCGTTGGTCAAGGGCCTGCTCGGACAGAGCTCGATCACCGGGCGGACCGCCGCACTCTGGGTGGGCCTCGCCGAGATGACCGACTCCTACGACAAGGCCAACTGCGCCTACTACGGCACCTGCGACCTGCCGGCCCGGCTCAAGGCGGCCGTCCTGACGGTCGACTACACCTGCAGCCCGAGTATCCGGATCATCGCCCAGCAGATGGCGGCCGCCGAACTCGCCTCCTCCTGCACCAGCCTGAAGAGCCAGGACGCGTACTTCCACAGCGTGGTCCGCGACAACGGCGCCGTCGCCGGGGACACCAACACCACCATCGAGGTGGTGGTCTTCGACTCCAGCAGCGACTACCAGACCTACGCCGGCACCATCTTCGGCATCAGCACCGACAACGGCGGGATGTACCTGGAGGGCGACCCGGCCGCGGTCGGCAACCAGCCGCGGTTCATCGCCTACGAGGCGGAGTGGGTGCGCCCGGCCTTCCAGATCTGGAACCTCAACCACGAGTACACCCACTACCTCGACGGCCGGTTCGACATGTACGGCGACTTCGACGCCGGCGTGACCACCCCGACCATCTGGTGGGTCGAGGGCTTCGCGGAGTACATCTCCTACTCCTACCGCAACGTCGCCTACGACGCCGCCATCGCCCAGGCCGCCCAGCACACCTACCCGTTGAGCACTCTGTTCGGCACCACCTACGAGAACGCCGACCAGACCCGGATCTACAACTGGGGCTACCTGGCCGTCCGTTACATGCTGCAGTCGCACCGCGCCGACATCGACGCCGTGCTCGCCAAGTACCGCGCCGGCGACTG
The sequence above is a segment of the Kitasatospora sp. NBC_00240 genome. Coding sequences within it:
- a CDS encoding collagenase, which gives rise to MVALTLCLAIGVFSPRSNAAAPRPADRALGGSTPGTATPAGQAPRPATGTADQDDSHAGSALATKDRAPLPLDRSALRRDYDRPATAATSGGPAARSLAAAACNTSDFTTRSGSALVQQIKSATLDCVNTLFNLTGNDAYAAFREAQMTTVANALRDVSAGYPGDNSTSAGQLVLFLRAGYYVHWYNASTVGTYGSTLQTAIRGGLDTFFAAPHSRDVTDANGATLSEAVTLIDSAEENARYLSVVKRLLSGYTPAWNSSWYMLNAVNNTYTVLWRGHQSDVFVAAVQADPSVTDTLSAFATANNALLGGDQGYLVSNAGRELGRFLQYSALQAKVRPLVKGLLGQSSITGRTAALWVGLAEMTDSYDKANCAYYGTCDLPARLKAAVLTVDYTCSPSIRIIAQQMAAAELASSCTSLKSQDAYFHSVVRDNGAVAGDTNTTIEVVVFDSSSDYQTYAGTIFGISTDNGGMYLEGDPAAVGNQPRFIAYEAEWVRPAFQIWNLNHEYTHYLDGRFDMYGDFDAGVTTPTIWWVEGFAEYISYSYRNVAYDAAIAQAAQHTYPLSTLFGTTYENADQTRIYNWGYLAVRYMLQSHRADIDAVLAKYRAGDWAGARSYLTGTIGTRYDADFNSWLTACAAGSCGGTTNPPANQAPTAGFTAVTNDLTAAFTDTSTDADGTIAARSWNFGDGTTSTAANPAKTYQSAGSWTVTLTVTDDKGATATATRTVTVTTVPECTAADTRQLGQNCRRSNLAATTGNYSYLYLYVPAGTQQLTITAAGGTGNADLYYNANGWATTGSWTAKSTSTGNTETLTVSNPPAGPVYISLYAQQGFTGATVKTLY